Part of the Parambassis ranga chromosome 16, fParRan2.1, whole genome shotgun sequence genome, TATTCAGGCCCTTGATGTACTCACATGTAAAGTTGACTTCAAATTATCTGTAAAGAAGTTCAAGAGCATTTGCATGTAACAAGAGCAATCACCTGGCTCCTGCTTTAGGCCACTGACTTCAATCTTCGATTGTCTAGATGCTATAGCAGCTTCTTAGTATCTTATTAGTTCTGATGCTGGTTTAGTTTAGATGAAGGAAACCACATCTAACAACAGTTTTTCTGAGGTGTTTCTGTTCCAGCAGCTTTTAGTTGTTGTCGTATTGTTGATTGGTGTATAGCTGTTGAGTCATAAAATTGAGGTTTTTGCTTCAGTGCTTGATTATATTCAAGCCTTTTGAGTAGAAAGCCTTTTTGGGTGTGAAACATATTTTTCAGGGCATtgcttcttttgtgtgtttgtgtgtgtgtttcatctaTACTATACAGCTCCAAAACTGTGATCCATGAGACCTGCTAACACCAATACACATTGATATTATCAGGTACTGCAGCACCATGAATTCTCCTACAGTTCCAGTATTCAGGAATCAGGAAAATGATGTTAGTCAGCATGGTAACTTTCTCAAAGGGCCATTTGTGTTTTGTAACATTTGGTTGCTACATTGGATTTTCCTGCTAAGACCGTATAATTAAGTGTTAGTCATCTTTTGTTTATGTGGGCATTCTTCAACAGATGTGGTCTGATCCTCCTTTTGAGTCATATACCAGCACTTGgaaaatgttctttttgtgGCCTTGAATGAGAATGAGCAGTTATATTAGAATAACGCTGTGTTAAACGTCCCACACAAACAATGAGTGTGTCGTaaagaggagaacagagtgaCAGAAAGTAGCAGTTCCTGAGGCCTAACACAGGATACAGGGTTGGCTTTCCCCACTGTGGAAAATTCCATGCGTTTCTTCTTGTCATGAACAGTTGAAATACCCACtgtgaccactagatggtgACAGACCCACAGGCTCTTATGCCAAACCACCTCTGCTGATGTTGCATGGATTTGGTTCAAGAGCCAGTGGTGTCAGTTTGCTTCCTCTCCCCACACACATAACCAACAATATTCAAGAACTGGATCACTTTTACTGtcagggttgtttttttttactatttaaatCATGTGTTTTCTTCTGCAGAACGCTGGTGACCCGGTGGCCATTGACCAACTTATGAGCTCACTGGACAAGGACAGTGATGGGGAGCTCAACTTCCTGGAGTTCTGGCAGCTGATTGGGCACCTTGCAAGCAAGCATGGGGGGTTCAGCCAATAGAGTGTCCTCATATActcatttttttatctgtgtgtgagttgtCTGTGTGCCATACACTTAGAAAATGGATGTGGACCAAATGGATTTTGTGTTTCATCAATATATGCTTTTCTTTTCACCCCCTGTCTTAGCTGCCAAACTTATTCAGTCACCACAGAGCAGTGTCAGCAGCATTAGAAACAGTcctagctgtgtttttttttcctggtcaGAGCTCACAGTGAAACTGCAGAATGGAAGCACATTGTTTGAAAACTGGAGATATGTGTGCGTAAGCATTTTCAGCTCCTCTAATTCCTGGAAATCATCATCACCTCCCTGCAGCAGGCTACACAAACAGAGGTGTGGCGTTGGCACAAGCTGATTTTATGCTTAAAACGAtagaaaataaaagctgaataAAATGTGGAAACACGTTTGTGTTCCCACCTTGATCTGTTACTTTGCTGTTTCTCCAAACTGTTCAATGCACAAGGTTCAGGGTGTGGCTTTCACGCATCTGTGTGTTGAGAAAGCTTTGAACACACGCACTTTAATTTTAGAGTGAAAtcaggaggagagaaaacacatgggtttaaataaaagacacatCAAAGCTGTTTATCAGAACGCAGTATAATAACTTTGTTTCTGATTCGACTGAAACTTTGGAACAAAGCTGAAAACGTCGTAGTGTTGCTCAAGTTGCGCCTCGTTCCACATTCCTCCTCTCCCAGGCACACGCCCTatgacaatgaaaaaaaaagttggctgGAGAGAGAAGTTAAATCACGGAAAAGATATGTGTTGCTGCTTAATCTAGTGCACGACTAGAGAGGAGGCtctgagacaggaggagagcagctgctggaaaAGTTTACTCTTTTGTTTGCTGTCCTGAAGGTGAGTATTTTCTGCAGATCCATGTTTGTCTATTTAACTGTTAttggggttttttttctgaaagtcATTTTAAGGCAACATATAAAATAAGCAGTTCAGCTTATATTTTCTGCGCCGTGTCATCAATTATGGATACTTTGCGAGCGTCTCTATTGTCATTACCCAGCTTGGTGGCCACAGGGATCAGGTTCTCCTCTTTGGTAACACAACTCCAATCCCTTTACACTTCTAGAGAAACTGGAGTCTCCAGTCAcgtttacttatttatttgcAGTGTGTCAGTCCTGCCTCTGGTCGCCCTACAAATTGTCAGGATTAGTTAGAGCTACATGTAAATGTGGGACGCGGGGCAAGCCCCCAACATCTCCGTTACGCGCGGCGCTGACTAGTTTTGGCATAATGTGCCATGGCCGTTATCGCCCCGTTAAACAGTCATACCGTCATGTAACGCCTGTCTGATTTGACTCTTATCAGTCTGAATTATTAACGTTATGATAAGACTCCGGTAGTGAGACTCGAATGGCTTCGACCTGGTGTAGTTAATGACGCGGAGGAGAAATAGCGACCCGGGCGATGACAGGTAACATGCTCATGGAGGAAGTGAGTCAGTCACACCTTGTGCAAACAACACTGCCAGGGTGGAGCTGATCAGCCACACTGGGATTAATCAATGCTCATGATCTTATCGGGTACCAGGCCTGGAAAGTGACCCGTATGGTCTGTGGGCAGACATTCTGAATGTCTAgtcagggacacacacacacacacacacacacacacatcgtgtgtgtgtgtgtgtgtgtgtcagacagtttgtgtgtgtgtgtgtgtcagacacatcgtgtgtgtcagacagtttgtgtgtgtgtgtgtgtcagacacatcGTGTGTGTCAGACAGTTTGATGAGGGGCGGGCTGAACGGCCCCACCCGTCCTACCTGCAAACCGGTTTGTACATGTCAAGTCTTAGCATGATTCTCCTGTCACATATGACTCACCAGCATGTGTGAAGGATACTTGCTACCCTTCGCCATATATAAGGATTGTACCAGCTCAATGTAATATGAcacatgtggtgtgtgtttgatcaaAATGGATAAAACGTGTAGGGATTACACAAGAAGTTAATCCATCTGTCTGTTTTACTGCAAAagacaaaactaaacaaaaacagacagcaacatTTCCAAACCAATATTCCAGATGGATAGATTTTGCAGTTATCCTTtaatcatgtaaaaaaaacactgaagatcACTACAACTGCTCATAACCTGAGTTTGCCAAAGTACAGCATGGACCAGGAGGAGCCACTCAGCTTCATTGTATTTGGTGCAGTTTTCCAGTTTAAATGTGACAAGAGTTCCTTAAACAGACCCCATACAGACGTTCACTTCACTCAATCATTCAGAACCTCCATGCTCTGAATGTGACCGAACATGTGTTGACAGACCAGAGCTTCATGTGtcctcagcacacacactcactgtcttaTCAGGCGAACCCTGCTACCTGTTCCTTTCTACCCATTTGTAATTATGTGGCCCCAAAGTCTCCAGTTCTGACTGAAACCTTCTTCTTGGTTTCATTTTCATCTCATTACACTCAAAGAGACGTTAATGGATGGTGGCCTGCCAGGCCCATTGATATATGGgcctgtacagacacacacatacacacacacagactcagactctGCTCTGGGTGCTGCTTGTGGAGGATGTTGGGAAGGTGTCGGGACAATTATAGTAACCTATTAAAAAATGATGAACAGCATGCTGATGACAGATGCTCACTTGTAAGTtggaaagagtgtgtgtgtgtgtatgtgctggcATGACAGGGAGACATGAAACAAAACCCAGGTTTTGGGTGCCTGCTCTCACTCATCCAGTAATTAGGTTAATGCAGCAGAGGTCGTAATTGGCGTTACCCttcttcagatgtgtgtgtgtgtctttctgtctctccatctgtaTGTCTTTGTTTGTTGGCCAACGTAGGTGCATAGTGCGAGCATTGAGGTGTGACATCTGTGTCAGATGGGATATTTACCAGCTTCTACAGTTACTTCAACAACATGACCCCAGGCACCCATCGACATTACCCTTCCCGTGGCCACAGGCGCTGTTCTGTGGTAGTTTCCAATACTCACTGGAAATCCTGCAGCGAGGCCTCACCCCACGCTGCTGTGATACTTATCAACTCTACTCGAGTGTCTGCAGCATTTATTCAGGCCTTTTGTTTTCTGAGAGCAGTTGCCTTGGAATTGGTGAGACAACACCAAAACTAAATGGGAGCAACCCAGAGAGACCCCACTGTTGGCCGACTGTGTCTGGATGTGTTAGGTTGCACATGCACAGGCTTTAACACTCAATAGGAATAATTTTCTTTGCTGTGATGCTTAATGCCACTTCACAGTAAAAATACGGTCTGTTTTCAataacaggaaataaaaaaaaatgcaaaatttgcACTGATTTATGTAAAACCTACTGCATCTCAATCACTAGCAGTACAGCTACACTCAGCTGACATCGAAATGCAGGATTTAATTGTCTTATATGTCTGAGGTCATCCTGAATTTTTAGCTTTCCTGCCATCTATTAGTGTTAAGTTTTACAttagttttctttgtgtgttgttttatattGAAGATTGTTGCTTTAGCAACATACAGGGTCAGGGGCATCATGTTtaggggcttttattttgaaggttgtAATCACAATCACACATCACTAGTACTAAATAAGGAAATGATTACAATTCAGCTGTCAAAAGTCACTGTGGCCATAACTGAAGAATCCATATGCTaacaaattacacacacacatgtctaaAAGGTTAAATTATCATGCATATAGAGGTGTTATATTGCTTTTTAAATGCTTAGTACTTGACAATAGATCTTCTCTGTAGTGTCATAGTGATGGTCAGCCTCTCATTGTCCTCAGTAATGTCTAGGTTTAACTCTTGAGTTAGGAAATACTGTCCTGTTGAGCATTAGTGGGCCAGGACAGGGTTAGCTTGGACTTGGGTTGGGGgacactaaggccccgttcacatcacagccacatttgagccaatccggctagatccacctttgagaggtggattgaaatcaagctgatATAGCCGGATTTGCGGCGTTCACACCAGATgtggcccgaatcccgctctataggattgatttccccagtgtgaacgggaccTAATGAGCCATCCTGGTCGTAAAAAGAAGGGATTGCCCCACCCCTTGAAATAAAACCATCTGAGTAGCTTGTGGCTGCAGtataattatgttttctttacttGCTTTATTTGTGCATCCCACTATGAAACGACTGACCCTTTTTCCCCAGCAGATAtttgtcacagcagcagaagcacagGTGTTACTAATAATGGCTCTGTTCTATAGCACTGTCCCAGAAAATCATGTCAGCGTGACAGCAGCACAATGTAAGGGACCCTGAAACTGAAGCAGCTTAATGGAATTCCATCTGTGCTCACTTCATTTGTACAcctctgttgttgctgctgagaCGTGGTGTGACAGTGGGACCTTTTCTGTCTAATGACaatctaaatgtttttattttgcgcCTGATCCTTCAAGATTAGGCATCTGCACTCAGGCTGTCTGTTGGTGTTCGGTTGGCTGCTTGGATGATGTTTTTCAGTGTACTGCAGCAGACGGGCATTAGGCAGTAATCTGAACTCGCAGCCTCCTGTTTGCTTTGGGGGATCAGATGTCCACCGTCAGAGATCACAGCTCCCATTGTGTTTACCTTTAGAGACTCCCCTTCTCCTCAGCCTTCCAtcactccatctctctctctctctcgctctgtttACCTCAGAGAGCCTCCAGGCTGGGTCCCTTCCTCTCACCCACGTCCTCtgcaatgctgacatcattTGCGTGTCTCACCTTTCTCACATGTTTATGTCAATGAGAGTAAACATATCCATTTCAAACACAAATTTAAGATGGTATTTCTGGACAATGATGTCTTTTAACGTGAgatgtcacatttttttcacCATGTGagatattttaaatgaatgtttgCTCAGAGCACAAGCTCTCCACCAACATGCAGCCAAGGTTTCTCTATGCAGCCATCCAAccaaatgatgcactaaatATGAAATAAGCCTTTTATCCACTCAAAGCTCACTGTAATGCAAATGTGGTCTCATATTAATACATTTCACATGAACTGTGGCTAACGGCACAATGTCTGAGTGTCTAAGATATGGTCATATCTCTCCTTGCCGCTCAATTCCCCTTTTGTGCTTTGTGTCCTTGCCTCTCTGTCTTATAGAGATATGGAGTCAGCAATTCAGACTGTGGTGACCACGTTTATTGGTTCTTCCAGAGGGAAGGAGAACCTAGATTCTAAATCCTTCAAGAAGCTGATTCAGAAACAGCTCGGCAGCATCATGGAGGTAAGGACACATGTATGACTTTTTGTGGTTATCTGTCATTCtaacaatacaaaaataaacatatatcACAACCAAAAGAGTCTCAATGCAGCAGAAGGGGAAGAGAAAATGTGCACACACCTGTGAGGCAGCTAGGAGGACAAACAGAGAAGtgagagtggaaaaaaaagtttaatcCAGATTTTTTGGAAAACAGGTGCACAAAAAGAGAGAATAATCATCTTAGGCAAAGGGACTTTTTAGATTCCTGGAGTGGGGTTTTGGGTTGGATTCATCAGTGGTTTTTGGTATGAATGCATATTCAGGCGTCTGTGTTCTTTAGACATCAGTGGCAAACACGCACACATCACACTACTTCTAATGCTAACTGGACTGATTTCATAACAAACTCACACTGCTGTCCTTCCTAATTGTTACCTCTTGTCCTATCTGGCCTAATTATCTGAAAATTTGGGACATGCCTATGATGCTGATGATAACAGCTAATCTGTTCCCTTTATCCAGGACACAAACAGCTCCTCTGCCATTACGGAGATGCAGCGGGGGCTGGATGAGAACAGTGACGGAAAGGTCAGCTTCCAGGAATacctcactctgattggctACTTGGCCAACTCCctcagtcagagcaagagtggTTCCAGTGGAGACGCATCATAGAAGACCACTGAGGCTGTAAAATAACAGCAAATAACAAATTCTTTTGAGCTTTTTAAGTATCTCTTCTCATTAAACAAATTCCATCCATTGTGTATACATTTCATTTCAGCTCTACAATGCTTTGAATTACATCTTATTGTATGTCCAGATTggccttttttattttccagtcaCATCATATCAGCCACTTCTGTCAAATGACACATAGAAGGACTATGAGCTGGTCTTTTTTTATACCACTGATGCAAAGATACTtattgttttttcaaaataaaagctttataTGAATGCTGCTTGCCTAATTTCTGAATAACATCCATATCAATTCTTCAGCATACAGTAACCGCTGCATATGTACGGGGGTTTCTCAGACATGGTTTGACATtgtcctgatgatgatgatacctGCCCCTTCCATAGCTACCAGCTACACTTTGCTAAATATAGCGATGACATCCCTGGCTGGTCAGACTCAGCAGCCTTTAGATGCATCAACTATTGCAACCGGATCCTCACATACAGTGTACGCATCCTATTGTCCCATCATCCTCTACTCTGCAACacaatacagacacacatatggTGCATGCAGGCACACACTCAATGTGCTACCCCACATACAATGAAGATGCACTTATAGTTTGATgacatctgaaataaaggcgattaatgttattgtttttcttcataCACTCTTCATGCTCTCATCATCCTTATGCTGCTTTTTTATGTGGTTTGCGTATACAAGCCGTGTGATTTAGTCCTTAAGGTGTGAATACgtttgtgaaagtgtgtgtgtgtgtctttgcattgTCATGttctcctttgtgtgtgttttttgtgtgggGATTTCTCTGCATGGTTGCCAGGTGTGATGGCTTCATTCATCGGTGCTACTCTGATCCTTCGGATACTGTATCAGACATGACCCCCCCTTCTCTTGTAGCAAACATCCAACACTCAGCCACCAACAccatctctgctgtgtgaaAGCAGGCACATTCATCTTTGTCTCGGAAGAGTATTTATTTTAGCACTCCCTGCATGTCTTTGTTTTGACAGAGTACAAAACGGTTGCACAACAGAGTAGCAGGATAATCCACTGTCACAATAGTGAGTGGTAACACAGCCAGTGATACGTCACTGGTGTTGCAGAGCAGAGCTCGGTCCTGCTCAGGGAATTCTGCACACTAATCACACTCCTCTCACTATCTACAACCAGTATCTCTTTAAATTACTTAACCTCCACACAGGTTGACACCTAAGACCACATCACATGTGCATAGAAAGGCCTTTGTGGTGATATTATGGATAATTCAATTTACTTAATGTCTTGCATGAGTTTACAGTACCAGTGATGGCTTACTGTAGATATAACAGGACAGGTGGATCTCATGTATGTCCATTTACTGGATGGCAGGTGTCTGATGCGTAAACAGAGaaggggaagaggaagaagaagagaagggggAACTGGTGGGAGGAGAGGGGCGACAGGTGGAAGGAGGGACAAAGGAGGATGGGAGAAGAGGGATGGGTGGAGTAAGGGATGTATTTAAGACGCTGTCGTCCTCATCCTCCCTATCAGTTGCTTCTGCCTTCTCGCTACGCATCCGACCAGCAGGCCACCACTCATCCTCCTATCAGGTAAGAATGAGAGGACAGACTCCAAACTCTTTGATTCTATATTTTActaaggaaaacaaaaagcaccTTTCTTTTAGTCTGTGCACGATGTTGACTATGAGTGGACCTGTTTTGTGTATAATTACTTATAACCGGAATGACAGCTGCAGGACAAAACTATTTTCTTATACTGCAGAATAATGGTacgtgatgaaaaaaaaaacaggaagcagcctgtgattgacagctaGGAAAAGTCCTTACAGTTTACAGGTGATATAGGTTCAGGTTCAGGTGATATAGACAAGAACTTACACATGTCTCCGATGTTTCCTGCCATCCGGTGCAGGTGAAGTAAAAGGCAGGTCAGGTTGCCCCTCTGTGTCCCTGGTTACATCTCCTCCTCTGGTTGGGCTGAGTTTCACTCTTATCAGCTTGCTCACATGTCCGGCTGCTGACTGTGTCCTGACTCCCAGAGGTCCATTtgttgtctcagtgtgtgtgtgtgtgtgcaggggactcccctgcacacacacacacacacacactgagacaacaAATGGGATCTGTTTATCTGTAGCAAAATCTTATCAGGACCACTGGCAGAGAGGAAAAACTCCAGATGATGATCAGGGATTGTGCAGAGTTTCCGACAGATAGGTTTGTAGCTATCTCAGATGATGCTGTAGCCTCTAACgcatgtgtctatgtgtctgtgcACCTAGCAGCTGGAAAGACTCTTctttttaagagaaaaaaaacaatgtcggCTCATGCAGAgagcgtgagagagagagaggctttaGTCAGTATTGATTTTTCTGCATTGGACTTATCCTCCATGCTTGACAGAGCACATTCTGCAAACTAAAGTACTGACATGGACTGTTGTTGCTGTATCCTGAACCCACCTCtacttctgtctcctctccagaATGTCTTTGCCCAACTCAGAAAATGCCTCCACCCTGGAGAATGCCATGCAGCTCATGATCCAGACCTTCCACAAGTACTCTGGAAATGAGGGCGACAAATATACATTGAGCAGGGCTGAGCTCAAAGAGATGCTTACCGCAGAGCTTGGCAACTACCTTGGGGTAAGGAAACACAATAAGGATACAAGATATGCACATTTATATAAAACAGATCCAGCTAATATCTGCCTTTTATGTCCTTTACACATGCAGAATGCTCAGGACAAGGAGGCAGTAGATAAGGTCATGGGAGACCTGGATTCCAACAATGACGGGGAGGTAGATTTCACAGAGTTCATCATACTGGTTGGAGCTCTTACTGTGGCCTGCAACGACTTCTTCCTGGAGTACAATGAaaagcaagagaagaagaagtgaacaTGTTCCCAGCACCAACACGCCCAACCCACATGCTCCAGGGAGGAAAATGGTTACAACAGGAGAGAAGACCCATCCTGGACTTTCCTGTCATGAACCTATAATgtgcaaaaatacacacacacttgtctgaATGTtgggtgtttgtgtatttgtttgcagTGTCCAATCAATCCAAACTGTATCGTTATTGCGTGCATTGTGCATATGTTGGAGAGTTTAAGTCAGTTTCAACACCTGTCATTGTTGAATATGTGTatatctctctttctttttgtcttttcattcattttgttaCACATTCAAGCTAAGGAATTCCCCCTGGACTGAATAAATGTGACCTTTACTCTAACAGTGTAATGTTGGctgtgttttattacagtaaAACAAGTAAGAATGAATCATGAACACCAGGGGGCAGCAAGAGGCCCCAAATTCCTGTAGGGTAGAGTGATTTTGTAGTCATGGATATATATACTGAATATAGCTTGAAAAGtgatgctatatatatatatatatatatatatatgtatataagaTATACAGTCTTTGGTCGTAAGATGTAGTTAAGTTTGGAGACAAACTCTTTATGCACAGGTACCTACattcctgtttttacagcaaAATTACAGTTACAGTGACCTTGAGTGGGACCTACACCCTTGATTGTTTCAAAGCTCTGCTtcctaaaagaaaaaagtgcaGTGTGAGTTTTTtgaggtatgtgtgtgtaaaaaggaAGTTTCCTGCTTCTATATTAGAAAGCCAGgaaatgtttctttcttttatccCGTGGTGTAAGACTAATAGAAAATCAGCAAAGTactacaaactgtgtgtgtgtgcgtgtgagagagagaaaacatgccACACAGACATATTTTGATTAATCTGAACCTACAACCTTTATTGGACCGATTAAGGTGTGCACAGGAGCAGATTTTTGACTCATGGGTTGATGGGGTGGAAGGTGAAAGGGGGGGGCATAATGAGAGAGGAAGTGAGAAGTAAGGAAGGAGTGGaaaggtcagagagagagagagagagagagacagagagagaggagaaaagagcgTACAGTGGCACTTCCTCTGTGTGGAGTCATGCAGCCTACAGTTTTCACATGTCTTTGATAGGTTTTTCACACTTGGTCTGGATCTGCTGGAGATCCCCATGAGTAATCCCATCctccagacacacagaggggtaaagagagagagggagacagctCCCAGTCCAGAACTGAGCTGCAAACTTGGCCACACAACTGTAAAAAAGCCAGGAGAACTCACAGCGAATGTCAGCGTCTGGGGATTAGACAGCATTTTTCCAGAGGTTTATCGTGCCTTTCCACTGCAGTAACAACGCTAAGAGTCCTTTGTCTCTGCCTAGCATGCTTTATTCCTCCTCACTTATAATTCTGCATAACTTGTCTGTTCCCCTgttgtcatttctctctgaaaTCAGCATGTGTGGCTGCTGGATTAGGAAATAAGTGAGACCTGCGACAATGAAAAGGAAAGCAGCATTAATTAATGGCtaatttttgttattgttattgagATGTGTGAGTCCCTGGAAGACCAGATAAGATGAAGAATGGAGAGAGAAGCCAGCAGAGATTAATAGAAAGGGGTATGTTATGCTCTCACAAATTTGATAATGCAACAGGAAGTTATGGGGCAggcatatacacacatactatAAACAGCCATACATGTACACATATGCTCTGATGATTACAAACAGAACCCAccgaagaagaggagaggagagccgaggaggagaggaggtgaggagaggagaaagcaaAAAGAAGTGAGACATCATCTTAGTCTGGTCTGATAATCagagcaaagacagaaaaaaacagttgtGAAATTACATATTAACACACATAATTGCTTAATATCCATGGTAAATCCCCTGTCAACCCACCATTCACTTTACATTTCACTATTTCCAACACTAATCTTTGTCCCCCTTGCATCTAACCTCTACATACTGCATCATGGAGAAAACAC contains:
- the LOC114448884 gene encoding protein S100-A11-like isoform X2; the encoded protein is MESAIGVLVSQFKAYAGTDGSSDTLSRDEFFKLVTLELPNFVKNAGDPVAIDQLMSSLDKDSDGELNFLEFWQLIGHLASKHGGFSQ
- the LOC114449072 gene encoding protein S100-A16, whose product is MESAIQTVVTTFIGSSRGKENLDSKSFKKLIQKQLGSIMEDTNSSSAITEMQRGLDENSDGKVSFQEYLTLIGYLANSLSQSKSGSSGDAS
- the s100t gene encoding S100 calcium binding protein T, translated to MSLPNSENASTLENAMQLMIQTFHKYSGNEGDKYTLSRAELKEMLTAELGNYLGNAQDKEAVDKVMGDLDSNNDGEVDFTEFIILVGALTVACNDFFLEYNEKQEKKK